A part of Fibrobacter sp. UWH4 genomic DNA contains:
- a CDS encoding Wzz/FepE/Etk N-terminal domain-containing protein yields MERQSSIGLIEILLKAINGDLKHFKLFSAIVLLPTLAVFVAVMWVIKPMYAATAVVTPPPASQASLSGLSSMMGGMSGMSSLLGLTSSDEDANAVSTIFNSWELHDQVIREFNLAEHYEFDGRFHADLLKKFRKHFGVEMNKDDMFAVSMEDEDYKLAARMVSFMLEKADSAFNAFKTAQAKQSREYFQSRLDSCEHALDSLLEDFVKFQVDNDFYDPEIQLESTLKYMSSLQAKREEVAMELAFEKADRGTGSKRYDELSKRYSSVNTALHGALNGKNRNVGMVALKKSPGLGLEYMRRENEIRVQEAMYKLLRQQSEQMKLEEAKMLTNLHILEAPWENDKKIYPLRGVTLVFTFAVAVLLGTILCNLLVYFEEEERKGSDVAREWIAFKGFFRRKSKG; encoded by the coding sequence ATGGAAAGACAATCCTCCATCGGCTTGATTGAAATCCTTTTGAAGGCGATCAACGGCGACCTGAAGCACTTCAAGTTGTTTTCGGCCATAGTCCTGTTGCCTACGCTTGCCGTTTTTGTGGCGGTCATGTGGGTGATCAAGCCCATGTACGCGGCGACCGCGGTCGTGACGCCTCCGCCCGCCTCGCAGGCATCGCTGAGCGGCCTCAGTTCCATGATGGGTGGGATGTCCGGGATGAGTTCCCTGCTCGGGTTGACCTCGAGCGACGAGGACGCCAACGCGGTTTCCACGATTTTCAATTCCTGGGAACTCCATGACCAGGTCATCCGCGAGTTCAACCTGGCGGAGCATTACGAGTTCGACGGAAGGTTCCATGCCGATCTTCTTAAAAAGTTCCGCAAGCACTTTGGTGTCGAAATGAACAAGGACGACATGTTCGCGGTTTCGATGGAGGACGAGGACTACAAGCTTGCCGCAAGGATGGTCTCGTTCATGCTCGAGAAGGCGGATTCCGCGTTCAACGCGTTCAAGACGGCGCAGGCGAAGCAGTCCAGGGAATATTTCCAGTCGAGGCTCGACAGCTGCGAACACGCGCTGGATTCGCTCCTCGAGGATTTCGTGAAGTTCCAGGTGGATAACGATTTCTACGATCCCGAGATACAGCTCGAATCGACTCTCAAGTACATGAGCTCGTTGCAGGCGAAGCGCGAGGAAGTGGCGATGGAGCTCGCCTTCGAGAAGGCGGACCGCGGCACGGGCAGCAAGCGTTACGATGAACTCAGCAAGCGCTACAGCAGCGTGAATACCGCGTTGCATGGCGCCCTGAACGGCAAGAACCGCAACGTGGGCATGGTCGCCCTCAAGAAGTCTCCGGGGCTCGGCCTCGAGTACATGCGCCGCGAGAACGAGATTCGCGTGCAGGAGGCGATGTACAAGCTGCTCCGCCAGCAGAGCGAGCAGATGAAGCTTGAAGAAGCGAAGATGCTGACGAACCTCCACATCCTGGAGGCTCCCTGGGAAAACGACAAGAAGATCTACCCGCTCCGTGGCGTGACGCTCGTCTTCACCTTTGCCGTCGCCGTGCTCCTGGGAACGATCCTTTGCAACCTGCTCGTCTACTTCGAGGAGGAAGAACGCAAGGGTTCCGATGTCGCCCGTGAATGGATCGCCTTCAAGGGATTTTTCCGCAGGAAATCCAAGGGATAG
- the rpmJ gene encoding 50S ribosomal protein L36: MKIKASIKPRCENCKIIRRKGVLRIICSKNPRHKQKQG, encoded by the coding sequence ATGAAAATCAAAGCCTCCATCAAACCCAGATGTGAAAACTGCAAGATCATCCGCCGCAAGGGTGTATTGCGCATCATCTGTTCGAAGAACCCCCGTCACAAGCAGAAGCAGGGATAA
- the rplR gene encoding 50S ribosomal protein L18 has translation MTAIAKKRIQSRIARHERVRKSVVGTAECPRLAVRRSLSHMVAQIIDDENNKSLVQLTTTAKEFQAKFGEMTKSEQSKQLGLQIAEVAKSKGIESVVFDRGGYIYHGRVQALAEGAREGGLKF, from the coding sequence ATGACTGCAATTGCTAAGAAAAGAATCCAGTCCAGAATCGCACGCCACGAACGTGTGCGCAAGTCTGTTGTCGGAACTGCAGAATGCCCTCGTTTGGCTGTTCGCCGTTCCTTGTCCCACATGGTAGCCCAGATTATCGACGACGAAAACAACAAGTCTCTCGTCCAGCTCACCACCACCGCCAAGGAATTCCAGGCTAAGTTCGGTGAAATGACGAAGTCGGAACAGAGCAAGCAGCTCGGTCTCCAGATTGCTGAAGTCGCTAAGTCCAAGGGCATTGAATCCGTGGTCTTTGACCGCGGCGGTTACATCTATCACGGTCGCGTTCAGGCTCTCGCTGAGGGAGCTCGTGAAGGCGGACTCAAATTCTAG
- the rplQ gene encoding 50S ribosomal protein L17, with product MRHGVKNKKLGVNAQHKRAILRALTTSILEKGMEAEQSNRYVRTTLHKAKLVRSCVDRMITYAKKGDLSARREASRFVMSPKAVQDLFATIGPRYAGRNGGYTRIIKLGPNRAGDASEMALVGLVEDEIVVKAKKAAEPAKSEAVSMVEGESKA from the coding sequence ATGAGACACGGTGTAAAAAACAAGAAATTGGGTGTGAATGCCCAGCACAAGCGTGCCATCCTCCGCGCTCTTACCACTTCTATTCTTGAGAAGGGCATGGAAGCCGAGCAGAGCAACCGCTACGTGCGCACTACTCTCCACAAGGCTAAGCTCGTCCGCAGCTGCGTGGATCGCATGATCACTTATGCAAAGAAGGGTGACCTCTCTGCACGTCGTGAAGCTTCCCGCTTCGTGATGAGCCCGAAGGCCGTGCAGGACCTGTTCGCAACGATCGGTCCTCGCTATGCTGGCCGTAACGGCGGCTATACCCGTATCATCAAGCTCGGCCCGAACCGCGCTGGTGACGCTTCCGAAATGGCTCTCGTCGGTCTCGTCGAAGACGAAATCGTCGTGAAGGCCAAGAAGGCAGCCGAACCTGCCAAGTCCGAAGCCGTGAGCATGGTCGAAGGCGAAAGCAAGGCATAA
- a CDS encoding O-antigen polymerase encodes MFSWVTEYPESTFAFALSLFCLVQAIWLKKDFFSPITVYVFSQSLTLGIAYLRLDEAMSDFKPKTWMIWILGMLSFCTGSFLVKLIAKSKRVPCDIAPPSPPRNYNWRLHLVFSFVAFAAFAVGVFGVVQMAGNLLIFTDDPAKWMSKDINYGYYALLVSSGPLSVLLFSVAAFKKFNDDRAVRVVSKFMVLFTITLNLFAYPNRTSLFFSVGFLIILVNYMYKRVSPVIISIFLVLAVAVFVGISSLRAQYGGSDVQGKAMDVVMKLPYIYVANNYWNLDYAVNSPTDREIHPHTYGIDFFHGIFEYARIGGSFRQSFRWDDAFNERIQKVYGFNSVSYLWDVYKDFHMLGVFFLPLLCGMGLTLLYLKLCGPYSPRQVAFYAFFIYFVGWWFFTSSYKQGIYCVWCMYVFLATTACAWKLPKGRLPADTPVSDKVSGELQAEQQVAGER; translated from the coding sequence ATGTTCTCCTGGGTAACGGAATATCCGGAGTCGACATTCGCCTTTGCGCTGTCCCTTTTTTGTCTGGTGCAGGCGATCTGGCTCAAGAAGGATTTCTTCAGCCCCATTACCGTCTATGTCTTTTCGCAGAGCCTCACTCTCGGGATTGCGTACCTGCGTCTCGACGAGGCGATGTCGGATTTCAAGCCCAAGACCTGGATGATCTGGATTCTCGGGATGCTTTCCTTCTGTACGGGGAGTTTCCTGGTGAAGCTGATCGCCAAGTCGAAACGGGTTCCCTGCGATATCGCCCCGCCCTCGCCGCCGAGGAACTACAACTGGCGTTTGCACCTGGTGTTCTCGTTTGTGGCCTTTGCCGCTTTTGCCGTCGGTGTTTTCGGCGTGGTGCAGATGGCCGGGAACCTGCTTATCTTTACGGACGATCCGGCCAAGTGGATGTCGAAGGACATCAACTACGGTTATTATGCGTTGCTGGTCAGTAGCGGCCCGCTGTCGGTTTTGCTTTTTTCCGTAGCCGCCTTTAAAAAGTTCAATGACGACCGTGCGGTTCGGGTTGTATCGAAGTTCATGGTTCTCTTTACGATAACGCTGAATCTCTTTGCCTATCCCAACAGAACGTCGCTTTTTTTCAGTGTGGGATTTCTGATTATCCTGGTGAATTACATGTATAAGCGGGTATCCCCGGTGATAATCAGCATTTTCCTTGTTCTTGCCGTTGCGGTTTTCGTGGGGATCAGTAGTCTGCGTGCGCAGTATGGCGGCAGCGATGTGCAGGGCAAGGCCATGGACGTGGTGATGAAGCTTCCGTACATTTACGTGGCGAACAATTACTGGAACCTGGATTACGCGGTCAATTCTCCGACGGACAGGGAAATCCATCCGCATACTTACGGCATAGATTTCTTTCATGGTATTTTTGAATATGCCCGTATCGGTGGCAGTTTCAGGCAGAGCTTCCGTTGGGACGATGCGTTCAACGAGCGCATCCAGAAGGTGTACGGTTTCAATTCGGTGAGTTACCTCTGGGATGTCTACAAGGACTTCCACATGCTCGGGGTGTTCTTCCTTCCGTTGCTGTGCGGCATGGGGCTTACGCTCCTGTATCTCAAGCTGTGCGGGCCGTATTCGCCAAGGCAGGTCGCCTTTTATGCGTTCTTTATCTACTTTGTCGGCTGGTGGTTCTTTACGTCAAGCTACAAACAGGGAATTTACTGCGTCTGGTGCATGTACGTTTTTCTGGCGACGACTGCCTGTGCCTGGAAATTGCCGAAGGGGCGTTTACCAGCGGATACGCCTGTTTCGGATAAAGTAAGCGGCGAGCTGCAGGCTGAGCAACAGGTCGCCGGTGAGCGTTAG
- the rpsM gene encoding 30S ribosomal protein S13, which produces MARIAGVDLPKNKTVEYGLTAIYGVGLFTANKVCAQLGIDKNKKCDDLTEEEQGKIRHLLEDEYSVEGQLRAEITLNIKRLQDIGCYRGIRHRKGLPVRGQRSRTNARTRKGPKKTVANKKK; this is translated from the coding sequence ATGGCACGTATCGCTGGTGTCGATTTACCGAAAAACAAGACCGTCGAGTACGGTCTGACGGCAATCTATGGTGTCGGTCTGTTCACCGCTAACAAGGTCTGTGCTCAGCTGGGCATCGACAAGAACAAGAAGTGTGACGACCTGACTGAAGAAGAACAAGGTAAGATTCGCCATCTCCTCGAAGACGAATACTCCGTGGAAGGTCAGCTCCGCGCAGAAATTACCTTGAACATTAAGCGTCTGCAGGATATTGGCTGCTATCGTGGCATCCGCCACCGCAAGGGCCTTCCGGTCCGCGGTCAGCGCTCCCGTACCAATGCCCGCACTCGTAAGGGCCCCAAGAAGACTGTGGCTAACAAGAAGAAGTAA
- a CDS encoding acyltransferase family protein, translating to MRIETADRLKGLCIVLMIVGHCLIPEALHDAIYLFHIPMFFFIAGFFFKPAPIGDRLRSDARRLLVPYVVCILAVSFRYGIDSVRLGDGEALVRYLISALVVGPGIDFLRWSDLDVGPVWFLVALFWCRTVFNLLLRLRYGIGISIMLGALYCCAGSVVCLPFGLMHGMVGLFFAAMGRVAAGHRERFQGRGALPVAALCTVPAFFIHSLDMHTGLFPCYALNLVVSVAACSLLWNVFYAVESSNYKILSFLSWAGRFSLLVLMVHYFEFMALFLNEKLSFLPGYAFVAFRVGMDLAVSFVLSKIPFVRKFCIL from the coding sequence ATGAGAATTGAAACTGCCGACCGTTTGAAGGGTCTATGCATCGTGTTGATGATTGTGGGGCATTGCCTTATTCCCGAGGCGCTTCACGATGCGATCTACCTTTTTCATATCCCGATGTTTTTCTTTATTGCGGGTTTCTTCTTCAAGCCCGCTCCTATAGGGGACAGGCTGCGTTCTGACGCGCGTCGGCTGCTTGTTCCTTATGTTGTCTGTATTCTGGCGGTTTCTTTCAGGTACGGAATAGATTCAGTTCGTTTGGGAGATGGCGAGGCGTTGGTCCGCTACTTGATCAGCGCGCTTGTGGTTGGGCCCGGCATTGATTTTTTGAGGTGGTCTGACCTGGATGTGGGGCCGGTCTGGTTCCTGGTTGCCCTATTCTGGTGCAGGACTGTTTTTAATCTGCTGTTGCGGTTGCGTTATGGTATCGGAATTTCCATAATGCTGGGCGCTTTGTACTGTTGCGCCGGTTCGGTGGTTTGCCTGCCATTTGGGCTGATGCACGGGATGGTGGGACTTTTCTTTGCCGCCATGGGCCGTGTTGCCGCAGGTCACCGGGAGAGGTTCCAGGGCAGGGGGGCGCTGCCTGTTGCCGCGCTGTGTACGGTGCCGGCGTTTTTTATCCATTCATTGGATATGCATACCGGCCTGTTTCCCTGTTACGCTCTAAATCTGGTCGTTTCTGTGGCCGCGTGCAGTCTGCTCTGGAATGTATTCTATGCTGTTGAATCCTCGAATTATAAGATACTGTCGTTTCTGTCCTGGGCAGGTCGGTTCTCCCTGTTGGTGCTCATGGTGCATTATTTCGAGTTCATGGCGCTGTTCTTGAACGAGAAACTTTCTTTCCTGCCTGGATATGCGTTTGTCGCGTTCCGTGTTGGCATGGATTTGGCAGTTTCGTTTGTGCTTTCGAAGATTCCTTTCGTTAGGAAATTTTGTATTTTATAG
- the rpsE gene encoding 30S ribosomal protein S5 → MEREAQVSEFEDKVVHINRCAKTVKGGRRMSFSALVVVGNKNGKVGVGLGKAKEVSEAIRKGTEAAQRNIVEVQLLDGTIPHDIEVKSGATRILLMPAAPGTGVIAGAAARAVLELAGVRNILTKIHGSSNPSTVVSACLEGLLAQKNKQDCAALRGANA, encoded by the coding sequence TTGGAACGCGAAGCTCAAGTTTCTGAATTTGAAGACAAGGTTGTACACATCAACCGTTGCGCGAAAACCGTCAAGGGCGGTCGCCGCATGTCCTTCTCCGCTCTCGTTGTCGTCGGCAACAAGAACGGCAAGGTCGGTGTCGGTCTCGGCAAGGCTAAGGAAGTTTCCGAAGCCATCCGTAAGGGTACCGAAGCCGCTCAGCGCAACATCGTTGAAGTGCAGCTCCTCGACGGCACCATCCCCCACGACATCGAAGTCAAGAGCGGCGCAACCCGCATCCTCTTGATGCCGGCTGCCCCGGGTACTGGTGTTATCGCCGGTGCCGCTGCCCGTGCCGTTCTCGAACTGGCCGGTGTGCGCAACATCCTCACCAAGATTCACGGTTCTTCCAACCCGAGCACTGTCGTGAGCGCCTGCCTCGAAGGTCTCTTGGCTCAGAAGAACAAACAGGACTGCGCCGCTCTCCGCGGTGCCAATGCCTAA
- the rplO gene encoding 50S ribosomal protein L15 gives MELNTLNPGKAAKGKSRKRIGRGPGSGWGTTAGRGQKGAGARKSARAGRVAFEGGQMPIHRRIPKRGFKHAGVEFQIVNLKKLASCSVTDFDAQALFDQGFIKNIELPVKVLAFGTIDKAINVKVNAISEKAKAMIEAAGGKVEIV, from the coding sequence ATGGAACTCAATACTCTCAATCCTGGCAAGGCTGCCAAGGGCAAGAGCCGCAAGCGCATTGGTCGCGGTCCGGGTTCCGGTTGGGGCACCACCGCTGGCCGTGGTCAGAAGGGTGCCGGCGCTCGTAAGAGTGCACGGGCCGGTCGCGTCGCTTTCGAAGGCGGCCAGATGCCGATCCACCGTCGCATCCCGAAGCGTGGCTTCAAGCACGCCGGTGTTGAATTCCAGATCGTTAACCTCAAGAAGCTCGCTTCTTGCAGCGTGACGGACTTCGACGCCCAGGCTCTGTTTGACCAGGGTTTCATCAAGAACATCGAACTGCCGGTCAAGGTCCTCGCTTTTGGTACCATCGACAAGGCAATCAATGTAAAGGTTAACGCCATCAGCGAAAAGGCCAAGGCCATGATCGAAGCTGCTGGCGGCAAAGTCGAGATCGTCTAA
- a CDS encoding DNA-directed RNA polymerase subunit alpha — protein sequence MMWKSLQMPRSFQKVETGEDGRYAKFVVEALERGWGITLGNALRRSLLSSLQGAAIVSVKIEGVDKEFSTIPGVKEDVTDIILNLKSIRVKLLSDHDETLRLDMSGEGEVTAKDFMDNPNVAILTPDVHIATLNGNASLSLEVKISSGRGYVTADELKDKDAPIGVIAMDANFNPVQKVAMHISDTRVGQKTDYNRLELEITTDGSIDPEDALAYAAKLLMDHLEIFINFEGDLESPEELEMDEERQRIAQLLRTRVDDLELSVRSSNCLRMANIHTIGELVRNKENDMLKYKNFGRKSLVELNEVLTSMGLSFGMDVDDYLKD from the coding sequence ATGATGTGGAAATCACTTCAGATGCCGCGCAGCTTCCAGAAAGTGGAAACCGGCGAAGACGGTCGCTACGCCAAGTTTGTCGTAGAGGCTTTGGAACGTGGCTGGGGTATTACCCTCGGTAACGCCCTCCGTCGCTCGCTCCTTTCCTCTCTGCAGGGTGCGGCTATTGTCTCCGTGAAAATTGAAGGCGTCGATAAGGAATTTTCGACGATTCCGGGTGTGAAGGAAGATGTCACCGACATCATCCTGAATCTCAAGAGCATCCGCGTGAAGCTCCTGTCCGACCACGATGAAACCCTCCGCCTGGACATGTCCGGCGAAGGCGAAGTCACGGCCAAGGACTTCATGGACAATCCGAATGTTGCCATCTTGACTCCGGACGTCCATATCGCTACTTTGAACGGTAACGCATCGCTCTCCCTGGAAGTGAAGATTTCCAGCGGTCGCGGCTACGTCACTGCCGACGAATTGAAGGACAAGGACGCTCCGATCGGCGTGATCGCCATGGACGCCAACTTCAACCCGGTGCAGAAAGTCGCGATGCACATCAGCGATACCCGCGTTGGCCAGAAGACGGACTACAACCGTCTGGAACTGGAAATCACGACTGACGGTTCCATCGATCCGGAAGACGCTCTTGCATACGCTGCAAAGCTCCTCATGGACCACCTGGAAATCTTCATCAACTTCGAAGGCGATCTCGAAAGCCCCGAAGAACTTGAAATGGATGAAGAACGTCAGCGTATCGCCCAGCTCCTGCGCACCCGCGTGGACGACCTGGAACTCTCCGTTCGCTCCAGCAACTGCCTCCGTATGGCTAACATCCATACGATTGGCGAACTTGTGCGCAACAAGGAAAACGATATGCTTAAATACAAGAACTTCGGTCGGAAGTCCTTGGTGGAACTTAACGAGGTGTTGACCTCCATGGGCCTTTCCTTTGGCATGGACGTCGATGACTACTTGAAGGATTAA
- a CDS encoding polysaccharide biosynthesis/export family protein has product MRYFVLFIAFLCVSAFADDDLFQSSGAFSARKGGVSSRSSAALQPSFSEVPVDSTYILGPGDFLDLMLEDNYLSLQVYPDGSVAIEECGAVVVGGHTLAEAREMILDLAAKRYKREQCFVQLAALKKFKVNAMGAISMVGQQLVEPQTRLSYFLRQVGGLLPTANNENIMVIRDNDTLHIDYSAMYMKGNFEDDIMLKQGDKVFVPFVEISDNVSLLFPGYRTSVAYQEGRTLQEYFDLAGGARMQNYGYKAVCVREPGQAPRWITISEMKQTKVAPNTEVEFTVQDMLVYVGGAVNYIGRHPYDPSWHAIDYVAASGINTISGSWNQIKVWRGKNPEALKLSVTEDQIMPGDYIEVPKSHYESFKDFTLFLASLLTVISSAFIIYVNYNN; this is encoded by the coding sequence ATGCGTTATTTTGTCTTATTTATAGCTTTTCTGTGCGTATCGGCTTTTGCGGACGATGATTTATTTCAGTCGTCGGGTGCTTTTTCCGCGAGGAAGGGCGGTGTCTCGTCGCGTAGCAGCGCGGCCCTGCAGCCGTCCTTTTCGGAAGTTCCCGTGGACTCCACCTACATTCTCGGGCCAGGCGACTTTCTGGACCTGATGCTCGAGGACAACTACTTGTCGCTGCAGGTGTACCCGGACGGCTCCGTGGCCATCGAGGAATGCGGCGCCGTGGTGGTGGGCGGGCATACGCTTGCCGAGGCTCGCGAGATGATCCTGGACCTAGCGGCCAAGCGCTACAAGCGCGAACAGTGCTTTGTGCAGCTCGCGGCGCTGAAGAAGTTCAAGGTGAATGCGATGGGCGCCATTTCCATGGTGGGCCAGCAGCTGGTGGAACCGCAGACGCGCCTGAGCTATTTCCTGCGCCAGGTGGGCGGTCTCCTTCCGACGGCCAACAACGAGAACATCATGGTCATCCGTGACAACGACACCCTGCATATCGACTACAGCGCCATGTACATGAAGGGAAATTTCGAGGACGACATCATGCTCAAGCAGGGCGACAAGGTTTTCGTCCCGTTCGTGGAAATTAGCGACAACGTGTCCCTGTTGTTCCCGGGCTACAGGACGAGCGTCGCCTACCAGGAAGGCCGCACCCTGCAGGAATACTTTGACCTCGCGGGCGGTGCCCGCATGCAGAACTATGGCTACAAGGCCGTGTGCGTCCGCGAACCGGGGCAGGCTCCCCGCTGGATTACGATTTCCGAGATGAAGCAGACGAAGGTTGCCCCCAATACGGAAGTCGAGTTCACGGTGCAGGACATGCTCGTGTACGTGGGCGGTGCCGTCAACTATATCGGGCGCCATCCGTACGACCCCTCGTGGCACGCAATCGACTACGTGGCCGCATCGGGAATCAACACGATTTCGGGATCCTGGAACCAGATCAAGGTCTGGCGCGGCAAGAACCCCGAGGCGCTCAAGCTGAGCGTGACCGAGGACCAGATTATGCCGGGAGACTATATCGAGGTTCCCAAGAGCCATTACGAATCGTTCAAGGATTTCACCTTGTTCCTCGCGTCGCTCCTGACCGTGATTTCCTCGGCGTTCATCATTTACGTAAACTACAACAACTAG
- the infA gene encoding translation initiation factor IF-1, translated as MAKEEGIQVEGVVLEALPNAFFRVQLGNGHEILAHVSGKMRRHFIRILPDDKVLVEISPYDLNRGRITYRYK; from the coding sequence GTGGCTAAAGAAGAAGGAATACAAGTAGAAGGTGTTGTGTTGGAAGCTCTTCCCAACGCCTTCTTCCGTGTCCAGCTTGGAAATGGCCACGAGATTCTCGCTCATGTTTCAGGAAAAATGCGTCGGCATTTCATTCGAATTTTGCCGGACGACAAAGTGTTGGTAGAGATTTCCCCCTACGACCTCAATCGTGGGCGAATCACATACCGTTACAAGTAA
- the secY gene encoding preprotein translocase subunit SecY, with amino-acid sequence MEALKKAIDAFANAFKIEDLRKKLLFTLGVLIIYRLGAHITIPGVNSAVLAEFFRNSNNLFGLYDSFTGGAFAKATIFALGIMPYISASIIIQLMGSVIPAIQMLQKEGQEGRARLNQYTRYFTVALAALQGWGISVWLSSLKVTTATGAGVSVLADDFSSGAGNIGFRLLATLTFTAGTIFVMYLGEQITSHGVGNGISLIIFAGIVGGLPRAALAEFEMFKEDIQPLAIEIFILAVVVLIIGFIVFVEQANRRIPLQSPRRTVGSKVVGGQSSYLPFKVNTAGVIPVIFASCIMFIPAMIASWFPNVSAMQSFAAAFIPGHITYSVIFALLIIFFTYFYTAIQYNPNDIAENLKRSGGFIPGIRPGNETARYIDHVLTRISLPGSLFLALISVGPLHLKDALNMSFYIGGTSVLIVVGVALDTLRQLEAQLHTKNYEGFLKHGRIRGRMAS; translated from the coding sequence ATGGAAGCTCTCAAGAAAGCTATCGATGCGTTCGCCAATGCGTTCAAGATCGAGGACCTGCGTAAAAAGCTCCTTTTTACGCTCGGTGTTCTGATCATCTATCGCCTTGGCGCTCACATCACCATCCCCGGAGTGAATTCTGCCGTTCTGGCGGAGTTCTTCCGTAACTCGAATAATTTGTTCGGCCTGTATGACTCCTTCACGGGCGGTGCGTTCGCCAAGGCGACCATCTTTGCCCTGGGTATCATGCCGTACATCAGCGCGAGCATCATCATCCAGTTGATGGGCTCCGTGATTCCCGCTATCCAGATGCTTCAGAAGGAAGGTCAGGAGGGGCGCGCTAGGCTGAACCAATATACCCGTTACTTTACGGTAGCACTCGCTGCCTTGCAGGGATGGGGCATTTCTGTGTGGCTTTCGTCCCTTAAGGTGACAACCGCTACCGGTGCCGGAGTGTCTGTCTTGGCTGATGACTTCTCCTCTGGTGCCGGAAACATCGGTTTCCGCTTACTAGCTACCCTGACCTTCACCGCTGGTACGATCTTCGTGATGTACCTGGGCGAGCAGATTACCTCGCACGGTGTGGGTAACGGTATTTCTCTTATCATCTTCGCCGGTATCGTCGGCGGCCTTCCGCGGGCTGCCCTTGCAGAATTCGAAATGTTTAAGGAAGATATCCAGCCGCTCGCCATCGAGATCTTCATTCTCGCTGTCGTCGTGCTGATTATCGGCTTTATCGTATTCGTCGAGCAAGCGAACCGTCGCATTCCACTCCAAAGTCCTCGCAGGACGGTCGGCTCCAAGGTCGTGGGCGGTCAGTCCAGCTATCTGCCTTTCAAGGTGAATACCGCTGGCGTGATTCCCGTGATTTTCGCAAGCTGCATCATGTTCATTCCGGCCATGATCGCTTCCTGGTTCCCGAACGTTTCCGCGATGCAGTCCTTTGCGGCTGCGTTCATCCCGGGTCACATTACCTACAGTGTGATCTTCGCTCTCCTGATTATATTCTTCACCTACTTCTACACGGCAATCCAGTACAACCCTAACGACATTGCCGAAAACCTCAAGAGAAGTGGTGGATTTATACCGGGAATCCGTCCGGGTAACGAAACTGCAAGGTACATAGACCACGTTCTCACGAGAATTTCTTTGCCTGGATCGCTTTTCCTCGCTTTAATCAGCGTTGGTCCGCTCCATCTCAAAGACGCACTCAATATGAGTTTCTATATTGGGGGCACCTCGGTACTTATCGTGGTCGGTGTGGCGCTGGATACGCTCCGTCAACTCGAAGCCCAGTTGCATACCAAGAATTATGAAGGTTTCCTCAAGCATGGCCGCATTCGCGGCAGGATGGCGTCTTAG
- the rpmD gene encoding 50S ribosomal protein L30 — protein MKKVRITLIKGTVRRLPMHRANVAALGLRKIGQSVEHVLTPSIQGMINAVADMVKVEEI, from the coding sequence ATGAAGAAAGTTCGTATTACTTTGATTAAGGGTACTGTCCGTCGTCTCCCGATGCACCGCGCTAACGTGGCTGCTCTCGGCCTCCGCAAGATCGGACAGTCTGTTGAACACGTTTTGACCCCCAGCATCCAGGGCATGATCAATGCCGTGGCTGACATGGTGAAGGTCGAGGAGATCTAA
- the rpsK gene encoding 30S ribosomal protein S11 — translation MAEEEIKETAAAAEAPVAAATEEKVKKGKKRIDIQGIACVFASFNNTIVSITDARGNVVAWGSPGNSGFKGSRKSTPFAAQLAAEVAAHKAFDLGMRKVDVRVKGAGGGRESAVRAIKNAGLEVLSIRDVTGVPHNGCRPKKKRRV, via the coding sequence GTGGCTGAAGAAGAAATTAAGGAAACTGCTGCCGCTGCCGAAGCTCCGGTCGCTGCTGCTACAGAAGAAAAGGTCAAGAAGGGCAAGAAGCGTATTGACATCCAGGGCATCGCCTGCGTGTTCGCTTCCTTCAACAATACAATCGTTTCTATCACCGATGCTCGCGGCAACGTGGTCGCTTGGGGCTCTCCGGGTAACTCCGGTTTCAAGGGCTCTCGCAAGAGCACTCCGTTCGCTGCCCAGCTCGCCGCTGAAGTCGCCGCCCACAAGGCTTTCGACCTCGGTATGCGCAAGGTAGATGTCCGCGTCAAGGGCGCAGGTGGCGGTCGTGAATCCGCTGTCCGTGCTATCAAGAATGCGGGCCTCGAAGTTCTCTCTATTCGAGACGTGACGGGCGTTCCGCACAATGGTTGCCGTCCTAAAAAGAAGAGAAGAGTCTAA